In the genome of Saprospira sp. CCB-QB6, one region contains:
- a CDS encoding endonuclease/exonuclease/phosphatase family protein gives MKIVRYLRALSVRLLLLLNLPFSILLLLSYLAPIIPPTSNSYLAILALGFPFLLLANFAWTLFWLFRRKRLFYLPAICILLGFPYFSQTYGLRFSAQQAAPSGFRMMSYNMRYFNTGLYRKEQDWLQEQNRFLAYLRKENPHILAAQECSGRGGASTQRFQDSLAKMGLSYQHLGGGSSLGIFSRYPLINLGQIRFEGSHNGAIFADLIGPKDTFRLYSVHLQSTRLGQDAGEVLKKENLKSLNDKKTQDTYYRIGSKLSNAFELRCIQAQAIAKHASSSPHPVFILGDFNDTPLSYTYRLLVKGRKDSFIEQGSGLGASYAGALPGLRIDYILLPEACKAHNHRLQANAISDHRAVISDCECP, from the coding sequence ATGAAAATTGTTCGCTATCTGAGGGCCTTGTCGGTCCGCCTTTTACTGCTACTAAATTTGCCCTTTAGTATTTTGCTTTTACTCTCTTATTTGGCCCCAATTATTCCTCCTACGAGCAATAGCTATTTGGCTATTTTGGCCTTGGGTTTCCCTTTTTTGCTCTTGGCCAATTTTGCTTGGACCCTCTTTTGGCTCTTTAGAAGAAAACGACTGTTTTATTTGCCCGCCATTTGCATTTTGTTGGGCTTCCCTTACTTTTCACAGACCTATGGACTGCGCTTTTCGGCCCAGCAGGCCGCGCCCAGCGGCTTCCGAATGATGAGCTATAATATGCGCTATTTTAATACGGGCCTATACCGAAAAGAGCAGGATTGGCTGCAGGAACAAAATCGCTTTTTGGCCTATCTCAGAAAGGAAAATCCCCATATTTTGGCCGCTCAAGAGTGCTCTGGTAGGGGAGGAGCTTCGACTCAGCGCTTTCAAGATAGTTTGGCCAAAATGGGCCTGTCTTATCAGCATTTGGGAGGCGGGAGCAGCTTGGGCATCTTTAGCCGATATCCTTTAATCAATTTGGGCCAAATACGCTTTGAGGGCTCGCATAATGGGGCCATCTTCGCCGATTTAATTGGTCCAAAAGATACTTTTCGACTTTATTCTGTGCATTTGCAATCTACCCGCTTGGGCCAAGATGCAGGAGAGGTCCTAAAAAAAGAGAATCTAAAATCATTAAACGATAAGAAAACCCAAGATACTTATTATCGCATTGGTTCCAAGTTGAGTAATGCTTTTGAATTGAGGTGTATTCAGGCCCAAGCCATTGCCAAGCATGCGAGTTCTTCGCCGCATCCAGTATTTATTTTGGGCGATTTTAATGATACGCCTCTTTCTTATACTTATCGTTTATTGGTCAAGGGAAGAAAAGACAGCTTTATTGAGCAGGGAAGTGGTTTGGGGGCTAGTTATGCTGGAGCCTTGCCTGGCTTGCGGATAGATTACATTTTGTTGCCTGAAGCTTGCAAAGCTCATAATCATCGGTTGCAGGCCAATGCTATATCTGATCATCGGGCGGTAATTTCGGATTGTGAGTGCCCCTAG
- a CDS encoding T9SS type A sorting domain-containing protein, translated as MSKIYQLFAAAFLLSSSVLTAQNIVSTAAQPQTHLLEGITGVNCYYCAQELAELKDLAQTHNFVFSQLHTSAFAQPQNGQIDFRNATADALGDLAAYDQLPAAMINRKNMGNLAQATGSLSVSLADWETALNSLGTANAAVNLGLDASLDLSNGQLNIVAESYYTADSPTDTNYLQVYILQDSVLSTQAGAADLNPNNLTAEGLYWQRNVLRMQLPLVSLTQTAATSFQADSFQLSLPDSFQGVALDFAQLRILALVSTAEQGEVLNAAEIRPRLTGPNPFASSIVQGQWAEPFNSICGSTASYQLLVKNLGTSYIDSLGVSYDLNLGQSSGSQQVVLQPSLAPGYSQIIVVEDIPGFLQANNSLELSISEINGLPNPNVNIVNDVINQAPSFQSDSAVGQLRVVFDNYPEDVSWELRDLSVDSLVLYGDSIDAVTASVVQDFDAVSGHCYEFIIQDAFGDGICCGYGLGYYTLEIGGLTIDSSGSFGAQGGLRFSWQMGPTAVEQLNNLSGKIYPNPSTGYLQLELNSEVATAAQLDVYNLLGQKVRPSSSLELYGGAQQLQINLEDLPNGSYQLIVRTATGQFSKLLLIQKP; from the coding sequence ATGTCAAAAATCTATCAATTGTTTGCAGCTGCTTTTCTGCTGTCATCATCGGTCCTTACGGCCCAAAATATTGTATCTACCGCGGCTCAGCCGCAGACCCATTTGCTAGAGGGCATTACGGGAGTCAACTGTTACTATTGTGCGCAAGAGTTGGCGGAGCTTAAGGATTTGGCACAGACTCATAACTTTGTTTTTAGCCAGTTGCATACATCGGCTTTTGCACAGCCTCAGAATGGGCAAATTGATTTTCGGAATGCTACGGCTGATGCTTTGGGTGATTTAGCGGCTTATGATCAATTGCCTGCGGCAATGATTAACCGCAAAAATATGGGGAATTTGGCCCAAGCAACGGGCAGCTTATCAGTTTCTTTGGCAGATTGGGAAACAGCCTTGAATAGCTTGGGGACGGCTAATGCTGCAGTAAATTTGGGTTTGGATGCTAGTTTGGATTTGAGCAATGGGCAGCTTAATATCGTGGCGGAAAGTTATTATACGGCTGATAGTCCCACGGACACGAACTACTTGCAAGTTTACATCTTGCAAGATAGTGTGTTAAGTACTCAGGCGGGAGCTGCGGATTTAAATCCCAATAATCTGACGGCTGAGGGGCTTTATTGGCAGCGCAATGTTTTGCGTATGCAATTGCCTTTGGTTTCCTTAACTCAGACGGCTGCTACAAGTTTTCAGGCTGATAGTTTTCAGTTGAGTTTACCCGATTCATTTCAGGGCGTAGCGCTAGACTTTGCTCAGTTGCGCATTTTGGCTTTGGTCAGTACTGCTGAGCAAGGAGAAGTATTGAATGCGGCTGAAATTCGTCCTCGGTTGACTGGTCCAAATCCTTTTGCCAGTAGTATTGTGCAGGGGCAATGGGCGGAGCCATTTAATAGCATTTGTGGGAGTACGGCCAGCTATCAGTTGTTGGTAAAAAATTTGGGGACCAGTTATATTGATAGTCTAGGTGTGAGTTATGACTTGAACTTGGGCCAAAGTTCGGGGAGTCAACAAGTAGTTTTACAGCCTAGTTTGGCCCCAGGGTATAGTCAAATTATTGTGGTAGAAGATATTCCAGGTTTTTTGCAAGCCAATAATAGCTTGGAATTAAGTATTAGCGAAATTAACGGTTTACCCAATCCCAATGTAAACATTGTGAATGATGTCATTAACCAAGCGCCCAGCTTCCAATCGGATAGCGCAGTGGGGCAATTGCGAGTAGTTTTTGATAATTATCCAGAGGACGTGAGTTGGGAACTTCGTGACCTTAGTGTGGATAGTTTGGTCCTTTACGGTGATAGCATTGATGCTGTGACAGCTAGTGTTGTTCAGGATTTTGACGCTGTTTCGGGACATTGTTATGAGTTTATTATCCAAGATGCTTTTGGCGATGGTATTTGCTGTGGTTATGGATTAGGTTATTATACGCTTGAAATTGGTGGGTTAACCATTGATAGTAGCGGTAGTTTTGGGGCTCAAGGAGGGCTACGTTTTAGTTGGCAAATGGGACCAACGGCAGTTGAGCAGCTTAATAATTTGTCGGGTAAAATTTATCCTAATCCTTCTACGGGATATTTGCAACTAGAACTAAATAGCGAAGTAGCCACAGCGGCTCAACTAGATGTTTATAATCTATTGGGCCAGAAAGTACGCCCTAGTAGTTCTTTGGAGCTATATGGCGGCGCCCAGCAATTACAAATTAACTTAGAAGACTTGCCCAATGGGAGTTATCAGTTGATTGTGCGAACAGCAACTGGGCAGTTTAGTAAACTACTGTTGATACAAAAGCCCTAG
- a CDS encoding four helix bundle protein, with translation MAYPNFKQSLVWQKTASFCKSLHQSLQNCSESWYKDSLLLTASRALNQVALGQEQFHKMAQEQYLLDARQSLSECRSMLALGQEIELIRPRDQEELENKANEAAAVLYGLVKHLRKQTAPLD, from the coding sequence ATGGCTTACCCCAATTTCAAACAAAGCTTGGTTTGGCAAAAAACAGCTAGTTTCTGTAAAAGCCTGCACCAAAGTCTACAAAATTGTTCCGAGAGCTGGTATAAAGACAGCCTTTTACTCACGGCTAGTCGAGCACTCAATCAAGTGGCCTTAGGCCAAGAGCAATTTCACAAAATGGCCCAAGAACAATACCTTTTAGATGCTCGCCAAAGCCTAAGCGAATGCCGAAGCATGCTGGCTTTGGGCCAAGAAATCGAGCTTATTCGTCCCAGGGACCAAGAAGAGTTAGAAAATAAAGCCAATGAGGCTGCCGCTGTTCTCTACGGCCTAGTCAAGCATTTGCGCAAGCAAACTGCTCCTCTAGATTAG
- the radC gene encoding RadC family protein: MDEPIQPQQASYRHRPITEWAVAERPREKFLEKGGAQLSDAELIAILLSSGCSGKTAVELAREILKKVENNLQVLGELSLRELKGFSGVGQAKAIRIAAALELGRRRQSAALPSRPVIRSSAEAYRLAAPLVMDLAHEEFWVLLLNRANRVLAKLQLSEGGLASTAVDPKKLFRRVLEYERACALILVHNHPSGNKTPSQADIQLTEKLCQGARILDLQVLDHIIIAATDYCSFADDGFMPS, translated from the coding sequence ATGGATGAACCCATTCAACCCCAGCAAGCTAGCTATCGTCATCGCCCTATAACAGAATGGGCGGTAGCGGAGCGGCCCAGAGAAAAGTTTTTAGAAAAAGGTGGTGCTCAACTCAGCGATGCGGAGTTAATTGCCATTTTACTGAGTTCTGGCTGTAGTGGCAAAACGGCTGTAGAATTGGCCCGAGAAATCCTCAAAAAGGTAGAAAACAATTTACAGGTTTTGGGAGAGCTTTCTCTTCGGGAGCTAAAGGGATTTTCGGGAGTGGGCCAAGCCAAAGCCATCCGTATAGCCGCGGCTTTAGAGCTAGGGAGAAGACGTCAATCAGCGGCTCTTCCATCTCGGCCAGTCATTCGCTCATCGGCGGAAGCTTATCGCTTGGCGGCTCCTTTGGTCATGGATTTGGCCCATGAAGAGTTTTGGGTGCTTTTGCTCAATAGAGCCAACCGAGTTTTGGCCAAATTGCAATTGAGTGAGGGCGGCTTGGCAAGTACGGCCGTAGATCCCAAAAAACTCTTTCGTCGAGTTTTGGAATATGAGCGCGCCTGCGCTTTGATTTTGGTCCATAATCACCCCTCTGGTAATAAAACGCCTAGTCAAGCGGATATCCAACTCACCGAAAAGCTCTGCCAAGGTGCCCGCATTCTAGATCTTCAGGTTTTGGACCATATAATTATTGCGGCTACTGACTACTGCAGCTTTGCCGATGATGGCTTTATGCCCTCTTAG
- a CDS encoding rhomboid family protein, producing MTTLWQDLKYNYQRGNSVIRLIMLNIAAHLGLNLLLLPFFLFGISTELYWAEVQNWLYLPADAAKLLVRPWTLISYMFLHSGIWHLLMNMLILYWFGRIVNNLLKDRQIWGIYLLSGLSGGIFFLLSYNLFPAFYGQSSTAVIVGASAGVMGVVLAAAALTPKASMRFILIGNVQLQYVALAFVLIDLVSVSLNNSGGHLAHLGGAAMGWLFIYLLKRGRDLSLPLSPLFEGRQQKVKPQSRPQPKMAYRKTESNSMQASAQSQTSNNNYGGYSRTFAQKYRHLSHQECVDAILDKIRSSGYDSLTKDEKTYLDESSQKK from the coding sequence ATGACCACTCTTTGGCAAGACTTAAAATATAATTATCAGCGGGGCAACTCTGTTATTCGGCTAATCATGCTCAACATTGCGGCTCATTTGGGCCTCAATCTTTTGTTGTTGCCTTTCTTCTTATTTGGCATTTCTACAGAGCTCTATTGGGCCGAAGTGCAGAATTGGCTGTATTTGCCTGCGGATGCTGCCAAGCTTTTGGTTCGTCCTTGGACCCTCATCAGCTATATGTTTTTGCATAGCGGCATTTGGCATTTATTGATGAATATGCTCATTCTTTATTGGTTTGGCCGTATTGTCAACAACCTACTTAAGGATCGTCAGATTTGGGGGATTTATTTATTGTCTGGGCTTAGCGGAGGAATATTCTTTTTATTGTCCTACAATTTATTTCCTGCCTTTTATGGGCAGAGTTCAACAGCGGTTATTGTTGGGGCCTCGGCTGGAGTTATGGGGGTTGTGCTAGCTGCAGCGGCCCTAACGCCCAAAGCGAGCATGCGCTTTATTTTGATTGGCAATGTTCAATTACAGTATGTAGCCTTAGCCTTTGTTTTGATTGATTTAGTTTCTGTCTCGCTCAATAATTCTGGTGGGCATTTGGCTCATCTTGGAGGAGCGGCCATGGGTTGGCTCTTTATTTACCTTTTAAAGCGTGGTCGAGACCTTTCCCTTCCACTTAGTCCCCTTTTTGAGGGACGCCAACAAAAAGTAAAGCCTCAAAGTCGCCCACAGCCCAAAATGGCTTATCGAAAAACAGAAAGCAATAGTATGCAGGCTTCGGCTCAGAGCCAGACCTCCAACAATAACTATGGAGGCTATAGTCGGACCTTTGCCCAGAAATATCGACATCTCAGTCATCAAGAATGTGTAGATGCTATCTTGGACAAGATTCGAAGTTCGGGTTACGATAGCCTCACAAAAGATGAAAAAACTTATCTGGACGAAAGTAGCCAGAAGAAATAA
- a CDS encoding rhomboid family intramembrane serine protease has translation MIGQRGIQLPEVVKNLIIINVIMYIVSMMFPAMNNMLAMYPIMSDNFQPYQIVTHMFMHSQQSITHIFFNMFALYMFGRDVEWRLGAKRFLLFYIITGLGAVFLHQLAGYVELQYALEGLDPAVRTQFLEEGTYNRNISPDVRDQLQYAYNIMNIPAVGASGAIYGVLAAFGALFPNRMIMLLIPPIPLKAKYFVLIMGGLALYMGFSGQQAGVAHFAHLGGAIFGYLLIWYWKKAGKLY, from the coding sequence ATGATTGGACAGAGAGGCATACAATTACCGGAGGTTGTTAAGAACCTGATTATCATCAACGTCATCATGTACATTGTGTCCATGATGTTTCCGGCCATGAATAATATGCTCGCCATGTATCCCATCATGAGTGATAATTTTCAGCCTTATCAGATTGTGACGCATATGTTTATGCATTCGCAGCAGAGCATCACACATATTTTCTTCAATATGTTTGCGCTTTATATGTTTGGGCGAGATGTAGAGTGGCGATTGGGAGCCAAGCGTTTTTTGCTCTTTTATATTATTACGGGTTTGGGGGCTGTTTTTCTTCATCAGTTGGCGGGTTATGTGGAGTTACAATATGCTTTAGAGGGTTTAGATCCTGCGGTTAGAACGCAATTTTTGGAAGAGGGGACCTATAATCGGAACATTTCTCCTGATGTTCGGGACCAGCTACAGTATGCTTACAATATCATGAATATACCTGCGGTGGGAGCATCTGGGGCGATTTATGGGGTTTTGGCAGCTTTTGGGGCCTTATTTCCGAATCGGATGATTATGTTATTAATCCCCCCGATTCCCTTGAAAGCCAAATACTTTGTGTTAATCATGGGAGGATTGGCTTTATACATGGGGTTCTCTGGGCAGCAGGCTGGGGTGGCGCATTTTGCGCATCTTGGAGGGGCCATTTTTGGGTATTTGCTTATTTGGTATTGGAAAAAAGCGGGAAAGCTCTATTAA
- a CDS encoding NifU family protein: protein MENTVENKRPPVMLYTEQTPNPETLKFVTNQMLYPKRTADFKDEDRELAEEWSPLAAALFAQTGVNGVYICNNFVTITKGHNFEWADIMLEVKSFIKNYLQEGKEVIKDGFEEVQAAQKAEELEHYEGEEAEIVVKIKNILETYVRPAVEMDGGNIEFKAYKEGVVSVVMQGACSGCPSSSVTLKTGIEGMLKRMVPQVTEVNAIMG, encoded by the coding sequence ATGGAAAATACCGTAGAAAACAAGCGTCCGCCTGTGATGCTGTATACTGAGCAAACGCCCAATCCGGAGACATTAAAGTTTGTGACCAACCAGATGTTGTACCCTAAGCGCACGGCTGATTTCAAGGATGAGGATCGTGAGTTGGCGGAAGAGTGGTCGCCTTTGGCGGCGGCTTTATTTGCTCAAACGGGGGTAAATGGGGTTTATATTTGCAACAATTTTGTGACCATTACGAAGGGGCACAACTTTGAGTGGGCTGACATCATGTTGGAAGTTAAGAGCTTCATTAAGAACTACTTGCAAGAAGGAAAAGAAGTCATCAAGGATGGCTTTGAGGAAGTTCAGGCGGCTCAGAAGGCGGAAGAATTGGAGCATTATGAGGGAGAAGAGGCGGAAATTGTGGTAAAGATCAAGAATATTTTGGAGACCTATGTTCGTCCGGCGGTAGAGATGGATGGTGGCAACATTGAGTTCAAGGCTTATAAAGAGGGGGTTGTTAGTGTGGTAATGCAGGGGGCTTGCAGTGGTTGTCCATCTTCTTCAGTAACCTTAAAAACGGGGATTGAGGGCATGCTCAAGCGCATGGTTCCTCAGGTGACGGAAGTTAACGCAATTATGGGTTAG
- a CDS encoding CotH kinase family protein: MRLWIFLLFWANTVVAQIPPSAYYAKALPIHLTDSQSLQLFSPPQLLQGPLDTLLKTAKFAIWQTSDSLAYRSYLVQEVPSQLMTISLFVQPELLWDDYKGIYSKGPRAWPKFPYKGANFYQKKEVPAQLALMDSSGLLWQGPVGLSIFGGNSRAYEQKSLAIYARSSYGAKWIRYPIFPDLPYKKYKRLVLRNSGSGFKGSHLRDAFIGKLGRELGLGVQAYRPARVYINGQYWGILNIREKLTARYLEQHYGVDKDSLDLMEYSVNVNAGSSAHYLRLRNYMQQHNLADSQHYAQVGRWMDIQNFMDYQIMQIYVDNQDAGGNIKFWRPKTANGRWQWLLYDTDYGFGFYSKGGYNFNSLKFHTEANGPRWPNPPWSTFLLRQLLKNQDFRQAFLQRFCDRINGHFQAERLCNRLDSMGQVLGPELWRHQLRWQLHPSLWTNRMQEMAEFAHKRPVYMAQFLAEFFPEFGPQQSLVLQTTGHGFIRVNDLYNTEGLAQGLYFQGLGLRLKAQPYLDQKFSHWIINGQRYEGQTLALPPQVRDSLYIRAVFELAPKRDLIINEFSCRDSLAGDWIEFFNASAQPLQLEKYALEDEKGHHYQFEAGELPAGAYLVLCRDSLGFKKRFPNFSGQLWSGLNFGLGAKSDQLLLYAQNELVDSLSYKLGKSKDSLFLSLALRHPYLQRSNFALNWKKERNAGSPGQENPIYSKKRKERSLSKNWKAANFAPYLWGLALFLGLLLAAYGLGQYRGRK; encoded by the coding sequence ATGCGCCTATGGATTTTCCTGCTTTTCTGGGCCAATACAGTTGTCGCCCAAATCCCGCCTTCGGCTTATTACGCCAAAGCACTACCCATTCATTTGACCGATAGCCAAAGTCTTCAACTCTTTTCTCCACCCCAACTCCTCCAAGGACCATTAGATACCTTGCTCAAAACAGCCAAATTTGCCATCTGGCAAACTAGTGATAGCCTAGCCTATCGCAGCTATTTGGTCCAAGAAGTCCCCAGCCAATTAATGACGATTAGCCTTTTTGTTCAACCCGAACTCCTCTGGGATGATTATAAAGGAATTTATAGCAAAGGCCCCCGCGCTTGGCCAAAATTCCCCTATAAAGGCGCCAATTTCTACCAAAAGAAAGAGGTCCCCGCCCAATTGGCATTAATGGATAGTAGCGGCCTGCTCTGGCAAGGCCCCGTTGGCCTCAGCATTTTTGGCGGCAATAGCCGAGCCTATGAACAAAAGTCTCTAGCCATTTATGCCCGCTCTTCTTATGGGGCCAAATGGATCCGATACCCCATTTTTCCCGATCTGCCTTATAAGAAGTATAAACGCCTCGTCCTCCGAAATTCAGGCAGCGGCTTTAAAGGTAGCCACCTCCGAGATGCTTTTATTGGCAAATTGGGTCGTGAATTAGGCCTAGGCGTTCAAGCTTACCGCCCCGCTAGGGTCTACATTAATGGCCAATATTGGGGCATCCTCAATATCCGAGAAAAATTAACAGCTCGCTATCTCGAACAACATTATGGCGTAGATAAAGATAGCCTAGACCTTATGGAGTATAGCGTGAATGTTAATGCCGGCAGCTCTGCCCACTATTTACGCCTACGCAATTATATGCAACAACATAATTTGGCCGATAGCCAACATTATGCGCAAGTTGGCCGCTGGATGGATATCCAAAATTTTATGGATTATCAAATCATGCAAATCTATGTCGATAATCAGGACGCTGGCGGAAATATTAAGTTTTGGCGACCAAAAACAGCCAATGGCCGCTGGCAATGGCTGCTCTATGATACCGATTATGGCTTTGGCTTTTATAGTAAAGGCGGCTACAATTTTAATAGCCTGAAGTTTCATACCGAAGCCAATGGCCCCCGCTGGCCCAATCCGCCCTGGTCCACTTTTTTGCTCCGCCAATTGCTCAAAAATCAAGACTTTCGCCAAGCGTTTTTACAACGCTTTTGCGACCGAATTAATGGCCACTTTCAAGCAGAACGCCTCTGCAATCGCCTAGATAGTATGGGCCAAGTTCTCGGCCCTGAACTCTGGCGCCACCAATTGCGCTGGCAATTGCACCCCAGCCTCTGGACCAATCGCATGCAGGAAATGGCAGAGTTTGCCCACAAACGCCCAGTCTATATGGCCCAATTCTTAGCCGAGTTTTTTCCAGAATTTGGCCCCCAACAAAGCCTTGTTCTACAAACTACAGGACATGGCTTTATCCGTGTCAATGATTTATATAATACAGAAGGCCTAGCCCAGGGGCTCTATTTTCAAGGCCTAGGGCTGCGCCTAAAGGCGCAGCCTTATCTGGACCAAAAGTTTTCGCATTGGATCATTAATGGCCAACGCTATGAGGGCCAAACACTAGCATTGCCTCCCCAAGTTAGAGATAGCCTCTATATTAGAGCCGTTTTTGAGCTGGCCCCAAAACGAGACTTGATTATTAATGAGTTTAGCTGCCGAGATAGCTTGGCTGGCGATTGGATTGAGTTTTTTAATGCCAGCGCTCAACCACTCCAGCTAGAAAAATACGCACTAGAAGATGAAAAGGGCCATCACTACCAGTTTGAAGCTGGTGAACTGCCCGCTGGCGCCTATTTGGTCCTTTGCCGAGATAGCTTAGGCTTTAAAAAACGCTTTCCAAACTTCTCGGGCCAGCTTTGGAGCGGCCTTAATTTTGGCCTAGGCGCCAAAAGCGATCAGCTCTTGCTCTATGCCCAAAATGAGTTGGTAGATAGCCTAAGCTACAAGCTGGGAAAGTCAAAAGATTCTTTATTTTTGTCCTTGGCCCTAAGGCATCCCTATCTGCAAAGGAGCAACTTTGCCCTCAACTGGAAAAAGGAGCGCAATGCAGGCAGCCCCGGCCAAGAAAATCCCATATACAGCAAAAAACGAAAAGAACGCAGCTTGTCCAAAAACTGGAAAGCCGCTAATTTTGCCCCCTATCTATGGGGATTAGCCCTTTTTCTGGGCCTGCTCTTGGCGGCCTATGGCTTGGGCCAATATCGAGGCAGGAAATAA
- a CDS encoding ATP-binding cassette domain-containing protein, translating into MSIVVENLSKVYGEQTAVDNLSFELKKGEILGFLGPNGAGKSSTMKMLTTFIPPTSGRAFVAGFDIEKEGDELRKRVGYLPQDNPLYLDMYVREYLLFIAGLHRLDRKKARVDQMIEQTGLSREAHKLIGSLSGGYRQRVGLAQALLHDPEVLILDEPTSGLDPNQLVEIRALVRQLGEEKTVLFSSHIMQEIEALCDRVLILNRGKLVADDRISNLQTKLGQEQRVKVLFKEKVSRQQLEKLGQVEPLGGGAFLLSSSQKNDLREELFRFAVDQKLSLLELVPERSSIEQVFQKLTS; encoded by the coding sequence ATGTCAATAGTTGTAGAAAATCTGAGCAAAGTATATGGCGAGCAAACCGCCGTCGATAACCTGAGTTTTGAACTGAAAAAAGGCGAAATTCTCGGCTTTTTGGGGCCCAATGGCGCCGGAAAAAGCAGCACGATGAAAATGCTGACCACCTTTATTCCACCTACTTCTGGACGGGCATTTGTGGCTGGTTTTGATATCGAAAAAGAGGGGGATGAACTGCGCAAAAGAGTGGGCTATCTGCCCCAAGATAACCCCCTTTATTTGGATATGTATGTGCGAGAATATTTGCTTTTTATTGCGGGTTTGCACCGTTTGGACCGCAAAAAAGCGCGGGTAGATCAGATGATTGAGCAAACGGGCCTGAGCCGAGAAGCGCATAAGTTGATTGGGAGTTTATCGGGCGGATATCGCCAAAGGGTGGGCCTAGCGCAAGCCCTTTTGCATGATCCCGAAGTGCTGATTTTAGATGAGCCGACCTCAGGTTTGGACCCCAACCAATTGGTGGAAATTCGCGCTCTGGTGCGCCAACTAGGCGAGGAGAAAACCGTTCTGTTTTCTTCTCACATTATGCAAGAAATTGAAGCCCTTTGCGATCGGGTGCTCATCCTGAACCGCGGTAAATTGGTGGCCGATGACCGCATCAGCAATTTGCAGACGAAATTGGGCCAAGAACAAAGAGTAAAGGTGCTCTTCAAAGAAAAAGTGAGCCGCCAACAACTAGAGAAATTGGGCCAAGTAGAACCCCTTGGAGGAGGTGCATTTTTGCTCAGTTCTAGCCAAAAAAACGATTTACGAGAAGAACTTTTCCGTTTTGCGGTAGACCAAAAGCTGAGCTTGCTGGAACTGGTGCCCGAACGCTCTAGTATTGAGCAGGTCTTCCAAAAACTGACTAGTTAA
- a CDS encoding alpha/beta fold hydrolase: MMRWKKWRKIGLLFSLFLGLSFIFDACMQFRMSDKKVQKKFKKLPIKPKIGRYELDGRTIRYLELGPEDAPTIVFIHGAPGSSQDYMKYLQDSSLYQNYHLLAVDRPGYGYSNFGKSLPAIAEQARYLAPVLALNQYKKPPILVGHSYGGPVAVRLAMDYPEQTGPLYLLAAALDPEHEKLFWFNYPMRYTIFNWPLPRSFKVANKEKLAHAKELEEMLPLWENIENETVLVHGRNDNIVPVENSYFAEKALTKAPVDSLYQDKMNHFLIWNRYELIRDRLLELANNYTKD, encoded by the coding sequence ATGATGCGATGGAAAAAATGGCGCAAAATCGGCCTTTTATTTAGCCTTTTTCTGGGCTTGAGCTTTATTTTTGATGCCTGTATGCAGTTTAGAATGTCGGACAAAAAGGTCCAAAAGAAGTTTAAAAAGCTGCCCATCAAGCCCAAAATTGGCCGCTATGAATTGGATGGCCGAACAATTCGCTATCTGGAATTAGGGCCAGAAGATGCCCCTACCATCGTTTTTATTCATGGTGCGCCAGGTTCTTCACAGGACTATATGAAGTATTTGCAGGATAGCAGTTTGTACCAAAACTATCATCTTTTGGCCGTTGATCGCCCTGGCTATGGCTACTCTAATTTTGGCAAATCTCTACCCGCTATTGCCGAGCAGGCCCGCTATCTGGCGCCCGTTTTGGCCCTCAATCAATACAAAAAACCGCCTATTTTGGTGGGCCATTCTTATGGTGGGCCAGTGGCTGTTCGCCTGGCTATGGATTATCCCGAGCAGACGGGCCCGCTTTACCTTTTGGCGGCGGCTCTAGACCCTGAGCACGAGAAGTTGTTCTGGTTCAACTACCCTATGCGCTATACCATTTTTAACTGGCCTTTGCCCCGCTCGTTTAAGGTGGCCAATAAAGAAAAATTGGCCCATGCCAAGGAGCTAGAAGAGATGTTGCCACTTTGGGAAAACATAGAAAATGAAACGGTCTTGGTCCATGGCCGAAACGATAATATTGTTCCCGTAGAAAACTCCTATTTCGCAGAAAAAGCCCTAACTAAGGCCCCTGTAGATAGTCTCTACCAAGACAAAATGAACCACTTCCTGATCTGGAACCGCTATGAACTGATCCGTGATCGCTTGTTGGAATTGGCCAATAATTATACTAAGGACTAA